In Halarcobacter bivalviorum, a genomic segment contains:
- a CDS encoding F0F1 ATP synthase subunit C — protein MKKIVLLMLAIAGAAFAADGAVANETLKAYSVVAAGIGLGLAALGGAIGMGNTAAATIAGTARNPGLGGKLMTTMFIALAMIEAQVIYALVIAMIALYANPFLG, from the coding sequence ATGAAAAAAATCGTTCTTTTAATGCTAGCTATCGCTGGTGCTGCATTCGCTGCTGATGGTGCGGTTGCAAACGAAACTTTAAAAGCTTACTCTGTAGTTGCTGCAGGTATTGGTCTTGGTCTTGCTGCACTTGGTGGTGCTATCGGTATGGGTAACACTGCTGCTGCAACAATCGCTGGTACTGCTAGAAACCCAGGTTTAGGTGGAAAATTAATGACTACTATGTTCATTGCATTAGCGATGATCGAAGCTCAAGTTATTTATGCATTAGTTATTGCGATGATCGCATTATATGCTAACCCATTCCTAGGGTAA
- a CDS encoding DMT family transporter, which yields MTDSNKNIFYILMFFAMIGWGGSWVNVKILSSYINEYAVMFFRYIITAITMIPIMLVLRKKFTIDKKSFFLVIVTSIILVAYMKYFFLGTKLGTASLGGAFVTTLIPINTFLILALLGSKKIEKKDYFALLLGAIGVLTMLNVWGANFDEIFVVHNLYFILASILWPLLTIVSSKATNISPIVFTFYMYIVTSLMSMFFMDFSTIAYEKFDYIFYINLFAITIFASTFANTIFFLGIEKLGAANVSSFIFLVPFAAITLSAIFLKENITISIIIGTIMTIIAVKILNNIKLYKKKKIEQ from the coding sequence ATGACAGATTCAAATAAAAATATTTTTTATATACTAATGTTCTTTGCTATGATTGGCTGGGGTGGCTCTTGGGTAAATGTAAAAATACTAAGTAGCTATATAAATGAATATGCTGTTATGTTCTTTAGATATATTATTACAGCTATCACAATGATACCTATAATGCTAGTTCTTAGAAAAAAGTTTACTATTGATAAAAAAAGTTTTTTTCTTGTAATTGTTACTTCTATAATTTTAGTAGCTTATATGAAATACTTTTTTCTAGGTACAAAATTAGGAACTGCAAGTTTAGGTGGAGCTTTTGTTACGACTCTTATTCCTATTAATACTTTTTTAATCCTTGCACTTTTAGGAAGTAAAAAAATAGAAAAAAAAGATTACTTTGCCCTACTTTTAGGTGCTATTGGTGTTTTAACTATGTTAAATGTTTGGGGTGCAAACTTTGATGAAATTTTTGTTGTTCATAATTTATATTTTATTTTAGCTTCAATTTTATGGCCTTTATTAACAATTGTAAGTTCTAAAGCTACAAATATTTCACCTATTGTTTTTACTTTTTATATGTATATAGTCACTTCATTAATGTCTATGTTTTTTATGGATTTTTCTACAATTGCTTATGAAAAATTTGATTATATTTTTTATATAAATCTATTTGCAATTACTATTTTTGCATCTACTTTTGCAAATACTATTTTCTTCTTAGGCATAGAAAAATTAGGAGCGGCAAATGTAAGTAGTTTTATTTTTTTAGTACCTTTTGCAGCAATTACACTAAGTGCAATATTTTTAAAAGAAAATATCACAATTTCAATTATTATTGGGACAATAATGACTATAATTGCAGTTAAAATATTAAATAATATTAAACTATATAAAAAGAAAAAAATTGAACAATAA
- a CDS encoding dicarboxylate/amino acid:cation symporter, translated as MLKKLWFQVLLGMILGVALGLILSPSAFALVPEHIALNIAPWVALIGNIFLALIKMVVIPLVMSSIILGITSSQDMDTLKNLGIKIAPYFVFTTIVAVTIGVIISYIIMPGDFVSKDILNTISTATVAIKEVTTFNEISLPDLIVGLIPVNTAQANLDGNILAFVILAIFVGVALMTMNEEEAKPMKDLAKSFQAFSMTIVQWAMKLAPYAVFGLLCSITIKIGFDAIFSMSMYVFTVLLGLFSLLCFYLIIVYTVGKIKPLDFLRRIREVQLMAFSTSSSAAVMPLSMKTAEEQLNIPTPISKFVIPLGATINMDGTAIYQVIAALFLTQLFGVELSLVEVVVLALTTVGASIGAPSTPGVGIVILATILQGIGVPVEGIALILGVDRILDMCRTTINVTGDLTASIVMRRLTNFSVEAKKVAEEIKTA; from the coding sequence ATGTTAAAAAAACTTTGGTTTCAAGTTCTTCTTGGAATGATACTTGGGGTTGCTTTAGGTCTTATACTTTCTCCTAGTGCTTTTGCATTAGTACCAGAACATATTGCATTAAACATTGCACCTTGGGTTGCCTTAATAGGAAATATTTTTCTAGCTTTAATAAAAATGGTTGTAATTCCACTTGTTATGAGTTCAATAATACTAGGAATAACAAGTTCCCAAGATATGGATACTTTAAAAAACTTAGGAATAAAAATTGCTCCATATTTTGTTTTTACTACTATTGTTGCAGTTACTATTGGAGTTATCATCTCATATATTATTATGCCTGGAGATTTTGTATCAAAAGATATTTTAAATACTATTTCAACGGCTACTGTTGCTATTAAAGAAGTTACTACTTTTAATGAGATTTCTTTACCTGATTTAATAGTTGGATTAATACCTGTAAATACGGCACAAGCTAATTTGGATGGAAATATTTTAGCCTTTGTAATTTTAGCAATTTTTGTAGGAGTTGCTTTAATGACGATGAATGAAGAAGAGGCAAAGCCTATGAAGGATTTAGCAAAATCTTTTCAAGCTTTTTCTATGACAATTGTTCAATGGGCAATGAAACTTGCTCCATATGCTGTTTTTGGTCTATTATGTAGTATTACTATTAAAATAGGATTTGATGCTATTTTTTCTATGTCAATGTATGTTTTTACTGTATTACTTGGACTTTTTTCTCTTTTATGTTTTTATTTAATTATTGTTTATACTGTAGGCAAAATAAAACCATTAGATTTTTTAAGAAGAATTAGAGAAGTTCAACTTATGGCTTTTTCTACCTCTTCTTCAGCTGCTGTTATGCCTCTTTCTATGAAAACAGCAGAAGAGCAGTTAAATATTCCAACACCAATATCAAAATTTGTTATTCCTTTAGGAGCTACTATAAATATGGATGGAACTGCAATTTATCAAGTTATCGCAGCACTATTTTTAACCCAACTTTTTGGAGTTGAGTTATCCTTAGTAGAGGTTGTTGTTTTAGCTCTTACAACTGTTGGTGCTTCAATTGGAGCTCCAAGTACTCCTGGGGTAGGTATCGTTATCTTAGCAACAATTTTACAAGGTATTGGTGTACCAGTTGAAGGAATTGCTTTGATTTTAGGTGTTGATAGAATTTTAGATATGTGTAGAACTACTATTAATGTTACAGGAGATTTAACTGCTTCAATAGTGATGAGAAGACTAACAAATTTTTCAGTAGAGGCTAAAAAAGTTGCAGAAGAGATTAAAACTGCTTAA
- a CDS encoding rhodanese-like domain-containing protein, with the protein MKSLILTLFAFVYLNATNPIMLPLKGVEVEHTYSNGIKKKYLIERNSYKECLNLAVDVETFQSENLASSKVNEKCKKTFITTKGTIQPLQLHKDIKTYAELEVLEFIENNLKQNPESYILVDSRTKDWFDKGTIPSATNIPYDELEYDEDFELEYKRAFNLLGIKILKKDEYDFSKVKTALFFCNASWCAQSPRAIKTLIKIGFPKDKILWYRGGVASWVGVSLPLTEELK; encoded by the coding sequence ATGAAAAGTCTTATTCTTACTCTTTTTGCTTTTGTTTATCTAAATGCAACGAATCCAATAATGCTTCCCCTAAAAGGAGTAGAAGTAGAACATACTTACTCAAATGGGATAAAAAAGAAATATCTAATAGAAAGAAATAGTTATAAAGAGTGTTTAAATCTTGCAGTAGATGTAGAAACTTTCCAAAGTGAGAACCTAGCATCTTCTAAAGTAAATGAAAAATGTAAAAAAACATTTATCACTACAAAAGGAACCATTCAGCCCCTACAACTTCATAAAGATATCAAAACTTATGCTGAACTTGAAGTCTTAGAGTTTATAGAAAACAATCTAAAACAAAATCCAGAGAGCTACATTTTAGTAGATAGTAGAACAAAGGATTGGTTTGATAAGGGAACTATTCCTAGTGCTACAAATATTCCTTATGATGAGTTAGAGTATGATGAAGATTTTGAATTAGAGTATAAGCGAGCCTTTAATCTTTTAGGAATAAAAATACTAAAAAAAGATGAATATGATTTTTCAAAGGTAAAAACTGCTCTATTTTTTTGTAATGCTTCATGGTGTGCGCAATCACCTAGAGCTATAAAAACATTGATAAAAATAGGATTTCCAAAGGATAAGATTCTTTGGTATAGAGGAGGAGTTGCTTCTTGGGTAGGAGTTTCCCTACCACTTACAGAAGAACTAAAATAA
- a CDS encoding AraC family transcriptional regulator: protein MGRLLENILFENVKLSNDDFTKHYHDTYTIGLTYEGLLKSYNTYQSYTSYEQSIRINNPGEVHCGKSSQWSHVNFYPTVELISNLYEQIFHERKTPFFERHIIDNKELFFKLHIFFNAYFKKEEELVIETLLIDALSSLILSNTIYIKEYKKIFEDKKIVKDTYEFIKDSIDCDFTLDILAKNVNLSKFHFLRLFKKEFGITPHAFIINERLNQANNLIKNGSKISEASLNVGFNDQSHFGRNFKKYFGYSPSYLKK, encoded by the coding sequence ATGGGAAGACTATTAGAAAATATACTTTTTGAAAATGTTAAACTTTCAAATGATGACTTTACAAAACATTACCATGATACCTATACAATTGGTCTTACCTATGAAGGTCTATTAAAATCTTATAATACTTATCAATCATATACTTCATATGAACAATCAATTAGAATAAATAATCCAGGAGAAGTTCATTGTGGAAAATCATCACAATGGTCTCATGTAAACTTTTACCCAACAGTTGAGCTTATCTCAAATCTTTATGAACAAATTTTTCATGAGAGAAAGACACCTTTTTTTGAAAGACATATTATTGATAATAAAGAACTCTTTTTTAAACTTCACATTTTTTTTAATGCTTACTTTAAAAAAGAAGAAGAATTAGTAATTGAAACACTTTTAATTGATGCTCTTTCAAGTTTGATTCTATCAAATACAATTTATATAAAAGAGTATAAAAAAATATTTGAAGATAAAAAAATAGTAAAAGATACCTATGAATTTATTAAAGATTCAATTGACTGTGACTTTACATTAGATATTTTAGCTAAAAATGTAAATTTAAGTAAATTTCACTTCTTAAGACTATTTAAAAAAGAGTTTGGAATAACTCCCCATGCTTTTATTATAAATGAAAGACTTAATCAAGCAAATAATCTAATAAAAAATGGTTCTAAAATTAGTGAAGCAAGTTTAAATGTTGGATTTAATGACCAATCTCACTTTGGTAGAAACTTTAAAAAATACTTCGGTTATTCTCCCTCTTACTTAAAAAAATAA
- the opp1C gene encoding nickel/cobalt ABC transporter permease, producing the protein MRKDFILKIQKDKLAFTSFCFIFCIILLGVFAPFVSPNDPYLVDLDNKLLSSSFTYPLGTDHLGRCTASRLIYGIRTTLFYALLAMIITVFIALVLGVLASFFKSLQAIILRVCDILLSFPSELMMLAIIGFLGTGIENIIIAAIISKVAWYTRMIYSFTIEHIDKNYIHYSKAIGIPSTIILRKHLIPLILSDLIMLATLNVGTIILSISALSFLGLGIQAPACEWGVMLNEAKELMTINPYLMLPPGIMILLVVLSFNILGDSIRDALDPHYNLNVKDES; encoded by the coding sequence ATGAGAAAAGATTTTATATTAAAAATACAAAAAGACAAACTTGCTTTTACTAGTTTTTGTTTTATATTTTGTATCATTTTATTAGGAGTTTTTGCCCCTTTTGTTTCTCCAAATGATCCTTATTTAGTTGATTTAGACAACAAACTTTTATCTTCAAGTTTTACTTATCCTTTAGGAACTGACCATTTAGGAAGATGTACTGCTTCAAGACTTATTTATGGAATTAGAACAACTTTATTTTATGCCCTACTTGCAATGATAATTACTGTTTTTATTGCATTAGTATTAGGAGTTTTGGCAAGTTTTTTTAAAAGTTTACAAGCTATAATTTTACGAGTTTGTGATATTTTGTTATCTTTTCCAAGTGAATTAATGATGTTAGCAATTATTGGTTTTTTAGGAACAGGTATAGAAAATATCATAATTGCAGCTATAATCTCGAAAGTAGCTTGGTATACAAGAATGATATACTCTTTTACAATAGAACACATAGATAAAAATTACATCCATTATTCAAAAGCTATTGGTATTCCTTCTACTATTATATTAAGAAAACATCTTATACCTCTAATTTTAAGTGACCTTATAATGCTTGCAACATTAAATGTTGGAACAATTATTTTAAGTATTTCTGCACTCTCTTTTTTAGGGCTAGGAATTCAAGCTCCTGCTTGTGAATGGGGAGTTATGTTAAATGAAGCAAAAGAGTTAATGACTATTAATCCTTACTTAATGCTACCTCCTGGAATAATGATACTTCTTGTTGTACTATCTTTTAATATTTTAGGAGATTCTATTAGAGATGCTTTAGATCCTCATTATAATTTAAATGTGAAAGATGAATCATGA
- the nikA gene encoding nickel ABC transporter substrate-binding protein, which produces MKNIITTLLIALFAIIFTACSEPNNNKVKNELVYASTKDIRDINPHLYSGEMAAQNMVFEPLVINTKEGIKPWLAKSWKISNNAKTYTFELKENIFFTDGTKLNANTIKANFDAILNNRTRHAWLELVNTIESTKVINEYTFELNLKNAYYPTLTELSMTRPFRFISPSCFKNNETKKGVSCYVGTGPWILKEYQKNNYALFEKNSKHWNNIPKINSIKWRVIPSHQSILLSLQKEEIDLIFGSNGDMINLNAFTQIQQEKKLKTLISNPIASRTILLNTKREFTKDIEVRKALSHAINKEAIIKGILNNSETIANTLFSKTTPYCNIDLEKKEFNIEKSKSILNNAGWILQENGLRYKNGQELILKLYYNANNAQEKIISEYIQSNLKSIGIKLNIIGEEKQAFFDRQKTGNFDLMYALSWGIPYDPQSFISSWRIPSHGDFQAQSGLAKKSWLDETIKNILIEENKIKRELLYKNILTYIHEENIYIPLSYSRVKVVFNPKLKGVDFNLSQYEIPFEKFYFDNTK; this is translated from the coding sequence ATGAAAAACATAATAACTACACTTCTTATTGCTCTTTTTGCAATAATTTTTACTGCTTGCTCAGAACCAAACAATAACAAAGTAAAAAATGAACTTGTCTATGCTAGTACAAAAGATATACGAGATATCAATCCACACTTGTATAGTGGAGAAATGGCTGCACAAAATATGGTATTTGAACCTTTAGTTATAAATACTAAAGAAGGTATAAAACCTTGGCTTGCAAAAAGTTGGAAAATTTCGAATAATGCAAAAACTTATACCTTTGAGTTAAAAGAAAATATTTTTTTTACAGATGGGACAAAATTAAATGCAAATACTATAAAAGCAAATTTTGATGCCATATTAAATAATAGAACTAGGCACGCTTGGTTAGAACTTGTAAATACAATTGAATCTACTAAAGTTATTAATGAATATACCTTTGAATTAAATTTAAAAAATGCATATTATCCTACCCTGACAGAATTATCTATGACAAGACCTTTTAGATTTATTTCACCTTCTTGTTTTAAAAATAATGAAACAAAAAAAGGAGTCTCTTGTTATGTGGGAACAGGACCTTGGATATTAAAAGAATATCAAAAAAACAATTATGCATTATTTGAAAAGAATTCAAAACATTGGAATAATATTCCTAAAATTAATTCAATTAAATGGAGAGTAATTCCTAGCCATCAGTCAATTTTATTATCTCTTCAAAAAGAGGAAATTGATTTAATTTTTGGTTCAAATGGAGATATGATAAATTTAAATGCTTTTACTCAAATTCAACAAGAAAAAAAACTAAAAACATTAATTAGTAATCCTATCGCATCAAGAACAATACTTTTAAATACAAAAAGAGAGTTTACTAAAGATATAGAGGTTAGAAAAGCTTTATCACATGCTATTAACAAAGAAGCAATTATAAAAGGAATTTTAAATAATTCAGAAACTATTGCAAACACCTTATTTTCTAAAACTACACCTTACTGCAATATTGACTTAGAAAAAAAAGAATTTAATATAGAAAAATCAAAAAGTATTCTAAATAATGCTGGATGGATTTTACAAGAGAATGGCTTACGATATAAAAATGGACAAGAGCTTATTTTAAAGTTATATTATAATGCAAATAATGCTCAAGAAAAAATAATTAGCGAATACATTCAAAGTAATCTAAAATCAATAGGTATAAAATTAAATATTATTGGAGAGGAGAAACAAGCTTTTTTTGATAGGCAGAAAACTGGTAATTTTGATTTGATGTACGCTCTATCATGGGGAATACCTTATGACCCACAATCATTTATTTCATCATGGAGAATACCCTCACATGGAGACTTTCAAGCACAAAGTGGTTTAGCTAAAAAAAGTTGGCTTGATGAAACAATTAAAAATATATTAATTGAAGAAAATAAGATAAAAAGAGAGCTCCTATATAAAAATATTCTTACTTATATTCATGAAGAAAATATATATATTCCATTAAGTTATTCAAGAGTAAAAGTTGTCTTTAATCCAAAACTAAAAGGCGTTGATTTCAATCTTTCTCAATATGAAATACCTTTTGAGAAATTCTATTTTGATAATACTAAATGA
- a CDS encoding ABC transporter ATP-binding protein, whose product MSYLQINNLTIENKTTKEILLNNINLTIDKNKILGIIGESGSGKSLLCKTLLGILPSNLKVKGSIKLNNIELLENSKIIKNSFSIILQEAMNAFNPLYKIKSHMLESIQIPLSKEKKIELCKKTLKRVGLNNTEKILTSYAHELSGGQLQRVMIAIALVQNKHIIVADEPTSSLDTINQKEIIEIFKNLKKTIIFVSHDLALISYLADEVIILKEGNIKEKSTKNNIFYKPKNSYTKFLLKTQKNLSEGFISCLK is encoded by the coding sequence ATGAGTTATTTACAAATAAATAATTTAACTATTGAAAATAAGACAACAAAAGAGATTTTATTAAACAATATAAATTTAACTATAGATAAAAATAAAATATTAGGAATAATAGGAGAGAGTGGGAGTGGTAAATCTTTACTTTGTAAAACACTCTTAGGCATTCTTCCTTCAAACTTAAAAGTAAAAGGAAGTATTAAATTAAATAATATTGAACTTTTAGAAAATAGTAAAATTATTAAAAATAGTTTTTCTATTATTTTACAAGAAGCTATGAATGCATTCAATCCTTTATATAAAATTAAATCTCACATGTTGGAGAGTATTCAAATACCTTTATCAAAAGAGAAAAAAATAGAGCTTTGTAAGAAGACCCTTAAAAGAGTAGGATTAAATAACACTGAAAAAATACTTACTAGTTATGCTCATGAATTAAGTGGTGGTCAACTACAAAGAGTAATGATTGCTATCGCTTTAGTTCAAAATAAGCATATTATTGTTGCTGATGAACCTACTTCTTCATTAGATACTATAAATCAAAAAGAGATTATTGAAATTTTCAAAAATTTAAAAAAAACAATAATATTTGTATCCCATGATTTAGCTCTTATTTCATACCTTGCTGATGAAGTTATCATTTTAAAAGAGGGAAATATAAAAGAAAAATCAACAAAAAACAATATTTTTTATAAACCCAAAAATAGTTATACAAAGTTTTTGCTAAAAACACAAAAAAATTTATCTGAAGGTTTTATTTCATGCTTGAAATAA
- the opp1B gene encoding nickel/cobalt ABC transporter permease: MIKSIIQRVLLIVPLSLGVTLICFILMNLNPSSPAEVTLRVNNIIIITPEAIKETEKELGLDKPLHIQYLLWLKNIFKGNLGLSYETKEPVLKEILKALPTTLTLTIIALILIAFFGLTIGIICAIYENTIFDKLIRIAIFISSATPSFWLALLLIWLFSIHLNILPSNGMEKMNGLILPAITLTIVYICTFIRIIRNSLIQVRSSLFITYAKARGLYKYQILKHQIKSIINPFIIALSMSIPRLLAGTVIIENIFALPGLGRLCIHAIFSRDYPMIQAYVLFTAILFIIFNLFADIWIQIRDPRLRANK, encoded by the coding sequence ATGATAAAGTCTATAATACAAAGAGTTCTTCTAATAGTTCCCCTTTCTTTAGGTGTTACTTTAATCTGTTTTATACTTATGAATCTAAATCCAAGTAGTCCAGCAGAAGTAACTCTAAGAGTCAATAATATTATTATCATAACTCCTGAAGCCATTAAAGAAACAGAAAAAGAATTAGGACTAGATAAACCTTTACATATACAATATCTTCTATGGTTAAAAAATATTTTTAAAGGAAATCTTGGACTTAGTTATGAAACAAAAGAGCCTGTACTAAAGGAGATTTTAAAAGCACTTCCTACTACTCTAACTTTAACAATTATTGCTTTAATATTAATTGCTTTTTTTGGTTTAACAATTGGAATTATTTGTGCTATTTATGAAAACACTATTTTTGATAAACTGATTAGAATTGCTATTTTTATTTCATCTGCAACACCTAGTTTTTGGCTTGCATTATTGTTGATATGGCTTTTTTCTATTCACTTAAATATTTTACCTTCTAATGGCATGGAAAAAATGAATGGTTTAATTCTTCCTGCAATTACTTTAACTATTGTATATATTTGTACTTTTATTCGAATAATAAGAAACTCTTTAATACAAGTAAGAAGCTCCTTATTTATTACTTATGCAAAAGCTAGAGGATTATATAAATATCAAATTTTGAAACATCAGATAAAAAGTATAATTAACCCTTTTATTATAGCTTTAAGTATGTCTATACCTAGATTATTAGCAGGAACAGTAATCATTGAAAATATTTTTGCTTTACCAGGATTAGGAAGACTATGTATTCATGCTATTTTTTCAAGAGATTATCCAATGATTCAAGCTTATGTTCTTTTTACTGCAATACTTTTTATTATATTTAATCTTTTTGCAGATATTTGGATACAAATAAGAGATCCTAGATTAAGAGCTAATAAATGA
- a CDS encoding APC family permease, with protein MNNKKLNTFTLSGLIIGPILGSGIILLPPLVYNMIGSFSLIIWGIILILGFIFALIFGKLATLFPGEGGVSLATKEVMGKKYQLLTSFYLICAVFFGPVAVLIIAAKFIQNLFPNTNLEVLALLVYLVTYLLLLSKVNFIGKLMLIVSSVITVVFLLSSIIILLNVNQYSFTLPQISFNEFGYSLLVVFWSIVGWEVIGNYSKEVDDTKTLTKSIVFSAIVISIVYIFLALAITLGEFPREQEFKLVWLIEPIFGSFSNIVLATISLILCIGTLILFVGAVARLIASLKLTSYTSMHSSNNSPIGALNVLSSLYLITLFLVYLDFITLDELVAYSDAFFIANALIGLITAIMLFEKGFLKSASFILSILFFTILIFSNIIILSIIISLFIFTYLKK; from the coding sequence TTGAACAATAAAAAATTAAATACTTTTACACTATCGGGTCTAATTATAGGCCCTATTTTAGGTTCTGGGATTATTTTACTTCCACCTTTAGTTTATAATATGATAGGCTCTTTCTCTTTAATAATTTGGGGGATAATCTTAATATTAGGTTTTATTTTTGCACTTATTTTTGGAAAACTTGCAACTCTTTTCCCAGGAGAAGGTGGAGTAAGTTTAGCCACTAAAGAAGTTATGGGTAAAAAATATCAACTATTAACCTCTTTTTATCTAATCTGTGCTGTTTTTTTTGGACCAGTTGCCGTACTTATTATTGCAGCAAAGTTTATTCAAAATCTTTTCCCTAATACAAACCTTGAAGTTTTAGCTCTTTTAGTATATCTAGTTACTTATTTGCTTTTATTATCAAAGGTTAATTTTATTGGAAAACTAATGCTAATTGTAAGTTCAGTAATAACTGTTGTTTTTTTACTTTCAAGTATAATTATTCTTTTAAATGTAAACCAATATAGTTTTACTCTTCCACAAATCAGTTTTAATGAATTTGGATATTCATTACTTGTTGTTTTTTGGTCTATTGTTGGATGGGAAGTAATAGGAAACTACTCTAAAGAAGTAGATGATACAAAAACACTTACAAAATCAATTGTTTTTTCAGCAATAGTTATTTCAATAGTTTATATTTTTTTAGCTCTTGCGATTACTTTAGGAGAGTTCCCAAGAGAGCAAGAGTTTAAACTTGTGTGGTTGATTGAACCTATTTTTGGTTCTTTTTCAAATATTGTTTTAGCGACTATCTCTTTAATTCTTTGTATTGGTACATTAATCTTATTTGTTGGAGCAGTAGCAAGATTAATTGCTTCACTAAAACTTACTTCATATACATCAATGCATTCAAGTAATAACTCTCCAATTGGAGCATTAAATGTTTTATCATCTTTATATCTTATTACTTTGTTTTTAGTTTATTTAGATTTTATTACCTTAGATGAATTAGTAGCCTATTCAGATGCCTTTTTTATAGCAAATGCCTTAATTGGTCTTATTACTGCAATTATGCTTTTTGAAAAAGGTTTTTTAAAAAGTGCTTCTTTTATACTTTCTATACTGTTTTTTACTATTTTGATTTTTTCAAATATTATTATTTTATCAATAATTATTTCACTATTTATTTTTACCTATTTAAAAAAATAA
- a CDS encoding SDR family NAD(P)-dependent oxidoreductase produces the protein MSKRVLVTGGNKGIGLKVVERFLELDYEIITVARNYDGFPYKDNKNITTIEYDLSDVDGLASLAKEVGDIDILINNAGYMQPKYTYNNYPKEAKEHIMNVDLYAPVELINLFSEGMKKRGFGRIVNTASIAGQIGHPDVWYGIAKAGLINATKIYAKLLGSEGITVNCVAPSAAETDMQKDNDEARKAAFKAAVVTNRFAEPKEVAEAIFWLATDCPEYINGITIDINNCFYPR, from the coding sequence ATGTCAAAAAGAGTATTAGTAACGGGTGGAAATAAAGGAATTGGTCTAAAAGTTGTAGAGAGATTTTTAGAATTGGATTATGAGATTATTACTGTTGCAAGAAATTATGATGGCTTTCCATATAAGGATAATAAAAATATTACTACTATAGAGTATGACTTATCTGATGTTGATGGATTAGCTTCTTTAGCTAAAGAAGTAGGGGATATTGATATTTTGATTAATAATGCAGGTTATATGCAACCAAAATATACTTACAATAACTATCCAAAAGAAGCGAAAGAACATATTATGAATGTTGACCTTTATGCTCCAGTTGAATTAATAAATCTTTTTAGTGAGGGAATGAAAAAAAGAGGTTTTGGAAGAATTGTAAATACAGCTTCAATTGCAGGACAAATTGGACATCCTGATGTTTGGTATGGAATTGCAAAAGCAGGACTTATAAATGCTACAAAAATTTATGCTAAGCTTTTAGGAAGTGAGGGTATTACTGTAAATTGTGTTGCACCAAGTGCTGCTGAAACTGATATGCAAAAAGATAATGATGAAGCAAGAAAAGCAGCTTTTAAAGCTGCCGTTGTAACAAATAGATTTGCAGAACCAAAAGAGGTTGCAGAAGCAATTTTTTGGTTAGCAACTGATTGTCCAGAATATATAAATGGAATTACAATAGATATAAATAATTGTTTTTATCCAAGATAG